One region of Termitidicoccus mucosus genomic DNA includes:
- a CDS encoding cation:proton antiporter — protein sequence MEDVQFIQNLALILLSAVIAGWICQRIGLSVIVGYLAAGIVLGPYTPPGGLVYDIAHIETLGQMGLVFLMFGIGLRLSIRRMRKFGVSLLLAVFVAAAAVYYVTRLASAMIGFSPMEGVFLATMLMVSSSAIISKVLQEAGIGHERAAQTAMSITVLEDVVAVVMLTLLGSMVSMGAMSGAQVGGALGKLGAFVALAGAGGLLFVPWLLRKLSISASEELQTLAVTGMLFGLAVVAFHSGYSLAMGAFLLGMIVSETPYRTRVERTMEGMRDVFTAVFFVAIGLLIDMRLVADAWWLILAVAAVTIVARVAAAAAALAVTGEKFGEALRTGLMLTPLGEFSFVIAQMGITAKILPERFYPMIVGVSLVTTLVAPWLTRNAAQVSNAILRWCPRWLLAWQDYYYARIEALKAQERKSALWQVSKRRIVQVLVQVLLVSGLLLFSEPLRQFVEQWMDKDWLFPHASTMLFWLAMIVVVIGPLVALWRNVSALCLLYAQAAVKGAPRAARLSPVVEMVFKVAAGIAMYVWLSTLLPVGPAARWVMLGSMVPGLLAIVLLRRKLVRWHSEMEAGLQSAVQGGSARLETVAPWLVDHGEWDLHMVSCTLPDLADCQGKSIAELDLRMKFGCVVVGIERQGCAISRPKSDVALFPLDKVLLIGPKQQLEKSRQFLMKVSGGASRGEMDAVRMEMLTVPAESSVDGRTLHELSPAQSYHVQIVGIRRAGMRLLNPGGRASLHSGDELLVIGASNEIASFRHWLEETEAPGKNVPPGADDDSSGKH from the coding sequence ATGGAGGATGTTCAATTTATCCAAAATCTGGCTTTGATTCTGTTGTCCGCGGTGATCGCGGGCTGGATTTGCCAGCGCATCGGGTTGTCGGTGATTGTGGGCTACCTGGCTGCGGGGATCGTCCTGGGACCTTATACGCCGCCGGGCGGCCTGGTTTACGATATCGCGCATATCGAGACACTTGGGCAGATGGGGCTCGTGTTCTTGATGTTTGGCATCGGGCTCCGCCTGAGCATCCGGAGGATGAGGAAGTTCGGGGTGTCGTTGCTGCTGGCGGTGTTCGTGGCGGCGGCGGCGGTTTATTATGTGACGCGGCTGGCGTCGGCCATGATCGGCTTTTCCCCGATGGAGGGGGTGTTTCTGGCGACGATGTTGATGGTGTCGTCCTCGGCGATCATCAGCAAGGTGTTGCAGGAGGCGGGAATCGGCCACGAGCGGGCGGCGCAGACGGCGATGAGCATAACGGTGCTGGAGGACGTGGTGGCGGTGGTGATGCTGACGTTGCTGGGGTCGATGGTGAGCATGGGGGCGATGTCGGGCGCGCAGGTGGGAGGAGCGCTGGGGAAACTGGGGGCGTTTGTGGCGCTGGCGGGGGCGGGCGGGTTGCTGTTCGTGCCGTGGTTGTTGCGGAAGCTGAGCATATCGGCGAGCGAGGAGTTGCAGACGCTGGCGGTGACGGGGATGCTGTTCGGTCTGGCGGTGGTGGCATTTCACTCGGGGTATTCGCTGGCGATGGGGGCGTTTTTGCTGGGCATGATCGTGTCGGAGACGCCGTATCGCACGCGGGTGGAGCGGACGATGGAGGGGATGCGGGATGTGTTCACGGCGGTGTTTTTCGTGGCCATCGGGTTGTTGATCGACATGCGGCTGGTGGCGGATGCGTGGTGGTTGATTTTGGCGGTGGCGGCGGTGACGATCGTGGCGCGCGTGGCGGCCGCGGCCGCGGCGCTGGCGGTGACGGGGGAGAAGTTCGGGGAGGCGTTGCGGACGGGGCTGATGCTGACGCCGCTGGGCGAGTTTTCGTTTGTGATCGCGCAGATGGGCATAACGGCGAAGATATTGCCGGAGCGGTTTTATCCGATGATCGTAGGGGTGTCGCTGGTGACGACGCTGGTGGCGCCGTGGCTGACGCGGAATGCGGCGCAGGTGAGCAACGCGATACTCCGGTGGTGTCCGCGCTGGCTGCTGGCGTGGCAGGACTATTATTACGCGCGCATCGAGGCGCTCAAGGCGCAGGAGCGGAAGAGCGCGTTGTGGCAGGTGAGCAAGAGGCGCATCGTGCAAGTGCTGGTGCAGGTGCTGCTGGTGAGCGGGCTGCTGCTGTTTTCGGAACCGTTGCGCCAGTTCGTGGAGCAGTGGATGGACAAGGACTGGCTGTTCCCGCATGCCTCGACGATGCTGTTCTGGCTGGCGATGATCGTGGTCGTGATCGGGCCGCTGGTGGCGCTGTGGCGCAATGTGTCGGCGTTGTGCCTGCTCTACGCGCAGGCGGCGGTGAAGGGCGCGCCGCGCGCGGCGCGCTTGAGTCCGGTGGTGGAGATGGTGTTCAAGGTGGCCGCCGGGATCGCGATGTATGTGTGGCTTTCGACGTTGCTGCCCGTGGGGCCGGCGGCGCGGTGGGTGATGCTGGGCAGCATGGTGCCGGGACTGCTGGCGATCGTGCTGCTGCGCCGCAAGCTGGTGCGCTGGCACAGCGAAATGGAAGCGGGGTTGCAATCGGCGGTGCAGGGCGGCTCGGCCCGGCTGGAGACGGTGGCGCCGTGGCTGGTCGATCATGGGGAGTGGGATTTGCACATGGTGAGCTGCACGCTGCCGGATCTCGCCGACTGCCAGGGGAAGAGCATCGCGGAGCTGGATTTGCGGATGAAGTTCGGCTGCGTGGTGGTGGGAATCGAGCGGCAGGGGTGCGCGATCTCGCGCCCGAAATCGGACGTGGCGCTGTTCCCGCTCGACAAGGTGCTTCTCATCGGACCGAAACAACAACTGGAGAAGAGCCGCCAGTTCCTCATGAAAGTGTCGGGCGGCGCGTCGAGGGGGGAAATGGACGCCGTGCGCATGGAGATGCTCACGGTGCCGGCGGAGAGCAGCGTGGACGGGCGGACGCTGCACGAGCTTTCACCGGCGCAAAGCTATCATGTGCAGATCGTCGGCATCCGCCGGGCGGGCATGAGGCTGTTGAACCCCGGGGGCAGGGCGTCGTTGCATTCCGGCGACGAATTGCTCGTGATCGGCGCGTCGAATGAAATTGCAAGTTTCAGACACTGGCTTGAGGAAACGGAGGCGCCGGGGAAAAATGTTCCGCCCGGCGCGGACGACGACTCCTCCGGCAAACATTAA
- a CDS encoding Sec-independent protein translocase subunit TatA/TatB: protein MNNIHLPVAFGLGSTELIVIFLVILLLFGGAKLPSLARGLGQSIREFKKASSEEDKDEDAKEKTAAKKESAAAKSDENKNT from the coding sequence ATGAATAACATCCACCTGCCAGTCGCGTTTGGCTTGGGTTCCACCGAACTGATCGTCATCTTTCTGGTCATCCTTCTGCTCTTTGGCGGAGCCAAGCTCCCCAGTCTCGCCCGCGGCCTCGGCCAGTCCATCCGCGAGTTCAAGAAAGCCTCCAGCGAGGAGGACAAGGACGAGGATGCAAAGGAAAAGACAGCCGCGAAAAAAGAATCCGCCGCCGCCAAGTCCGACGAAAACAAAAACACCTGA
- a CDS encoding cation:proton antiporter: MDSEGITLIKDLGTLLVAAGVAGIICKRLGLSVIVGYLIAGIVIGPHSPPFSLIAEEERIKALSEVGLVFVMFAIGLELSISRLAKMGLATLGATALGAFFMLNFTLLLGYALEWTTMQSLFVAAMFMVSSSAVISKIMSELKLNHDRTAQMALAITIVEDVVAVLMITALGAQTHASSGNGLGVVLAMLGAFVALLLVAGLLLMPRLLRRLEAKGDPELQTIMVVGLLLVLAFFTVKAGYSLTLGAFLFGAVVAEIKQKIAVEKNFAGIRYMFSSVFFVSIGMIIDMKMLESVWLQVLLLGSFSLLVRPIACGFALMLVGVPPRQARRGGLLLTPLGEFTFIIAQAGITAAILPVEFYPLAVGLSILTVLATPILNRYAEPILRFVDWIEPKPVKRAINAYHGWLQQIQSRPSPTPAWRYLRGPLSRVAIEMLFISGMLIFSGRILGVLEESVVGTWLSKQALDYVFWSLLAAVVLIPTVAVWRNISAMALILSEHLGGAGSRVPARVIQTALRAIALIGLAYWFYAILPIQSLPGWGWGIMAAGTLFVIVFFSNKLIYWHSTWESSLQEVLAEDSRELSQVRAEARAAMGQNLETWQLELEECIVPDGAHYAGKSLTELAIPARFGCSILEIERNERVVAMTGASVRLYLGDKLLLIGREAQLAAAIGFLSAGGAPAANPADDEDEFGGAVLETFTMPAQSPRTGQTLAELQVARKTGVRIAGIQRGDERIINPSSTETLQPGDGLLLVGSLVELRVFRQWAVGESGKSEEAEPDPEPQAV, from the coding sequence ATGGACAGCGAAGGCATCACACTCATCAAGGATCTGGGCACGCTGCTGGTCGCGGCAGGCGTGGCCGGAATCATCTGCAAACGGCTCGGCCTATCGGTGATCGTGGGCTACCTGATCGCGGGCATCGTGATCGGGCCGCACTCGCCGCCGTTTTCGTTGATCGCGGAGGAGGAGCGCATCAAGGCGCTTTCCGAGGTGGGGCTGGTGTTCGTGATGTTTGCGATCGGGCTGGAGCTGAGCATTTCGCGGCTGGCAAAAATGGGGCTGGCAACCTTGGGCGCGACGGCGCTGGGGGCGTTTTTCATGCTCAATTTCACGCTGTTGCTCGGCTACGCGCTCGAGTGGACGACGATGCAAAGCCTGTTCGTCGCGGCGATGTTCATGGTGTCCAGCTCGGCGGTGATTTCGAAAATCATGAGCGAGTTGAAACTCAACCACGACCGCACGGCGCAGATGGCGCTGGCCATCACGATCGTGGAGGACGTGGTGGCGGTGCTCATGATCACCGCGCTGGGCGCGCAGACCCACGCGAGCAGCGGCAACGGCCTGGGCGTGGTGCTGGCGATGCTGGGCGCGTTTGTGGCGCTGCTGCTGGTGGCGGGGCTGCTGCTGATGCCGCGGCTGCTGCGCAGGCTGGAGGCGAAGGGGGACCCGGAATTGCAAACCATCATGGTGGTGGGCCTGCTGCTGGTGCTGGCGTTTTTCACCGTGAAGGCGGGCTACTCGCTGACGCTGGGGGCGTTTTTGTTCGGGGCGGTGGTGGCGGAGATAAAACAAAAGATCGCGGTGGAAAAAAACTTCGCGGGCATCCGCTACATGTTCAGCAGCGTGTTCTTCGTGTCCATCGGCATGATCATCGACATGAAGATGCTCGAGTCGGTGTGGCTGCAAGTGCTGCTGCTCGGCTCGTTTTCGCTGCTGGTGCGCCCGATCGCATGCGGATTTGCGCTGATGCTGGTGGGCGTGCCGCCGCGGCAGGCGCGGCGCGGCGGGCTGCTGCTCACGCCGCTGGGCGAGTTCACGTTCATCATCGCGCAGGCGGGCATCACGGCGGCGATCCTGCCGGTGGAGTTTTATCCGCTGGCCGTGGGGCTTTCGATTCTCACGGTGCTGGCCACTCCGATTCTCAACCGCTATGCCGAGCCGATCCTGCGTTTCGTGGACTGGATCGAGCCGAAGCCGGTGAAGCGCGCCATCAACGCGTATCATGGCTGGCTCCAGCAGATCCAGTCGCGTCCGTCGCCGACGCCGGCGTGGCGGTATTTGCGCGGCCCGCTCTCCCGGGTGGCAATCGAGATGCTGTTCATCTCGGGGATGCTGATTTTTTCAGGCCGCATCCTGGGGGTGCTGGAGGAATCCGTGGTGGGCACGTGGTTGTCGAAGCAGGCGCTGGATTATGTTTTCTGGTCGCTGCTGGCGGCCGTCGTGCTCATCCCGACGGTGGCGGTGTGGCGCAATATCTCGGCGATGGCGCTCATCCTCTCGGAGCACCTGGGCGGCGCGGGTTCGCGCGTGCCGGCAAGGGTCATCCAGACGGCGCTGAGAGCCATCGCGTTGATCGGGCTGGCGTATTGGTTTTATGCGATCCTGCCGATCCAGTCGCTGCCCGGCTGGGGCTGGGGCATCATGGCGGCGGGCACCTTGTTCGTGATCGTGTTTTTCTCGAACAAGCTCATCTACTGGCACAGCACGTGGGAATCGTCGTTGCAGGAGGTGCTGGCCGAGGACTCGCGCGAGTTGTCGCAGGTCCGCGCCGAGGCGCGCGCGGCGATGGGGCAGAATCTGGAGACGTGGCAACTGGAGCTTGAGGAATGCATTGTTCCCGACGGCGCGCACTACGCGGGCAAAAGTCTCACGGAGCTGGCGATTCCGGCGCGTTTCGGCTGCTCGATCCTGGAAATAGAGCGCAACGAGCGCGTGGTCGCGATGACGGGCGCGAGCGTGCGGTTGTATCTAGGGGACAAGCTGCTGCTGATCGGGCGCGAGGCGCAGCTCGCGGCGGCGATAGGCTTTCTCTCCGCCGGCGGAGCACCGGCGGCGAACCCGGCGGATGACGAGGACGAGTTTGGCGGCGCGGTGCTGGAAACCTTCACCATGCCGGCGCAGAGCCCGCGCACCGGGCAGACACTGGCGGAGCTTCAGGTCGCGCGCAAAACGGGCGTGCGCATCGCCGGCATCCAGCGGGGCGATGAGCGCATCATCAATCCCTCCAGCACCGAGACCCTGCAACCCGGCGACGGCTTGCTGCTCGTGGGCTCCCTGGTGGAGTTGCGCGTCTTCCGGCAATGGGCGGTAGGCGAAAGCGGCAAAAGCGAAGAAGCGGAGCCTGATCCCGAGCCGCAGGCGGTATGA
- a CDS encoding rod shape-determining protein — MATNFLGYFSNDIGIDLGTANTLVYVKDKGVVLREPSVVALDANTRKVRAVGAEAKRMLGRTPGNIIAIRPMKDGVIADFDVTEAMLRYFINKVRNNAFRVAPRVVIAIPSGITEVEKRAVKDSATHAGARDVITIPEPMAAAIGVGLPIDEPAANMIVDIGGGTTEIAIISLSGIVFSKSVRVAGDELDTAIVNYMKRAYNLLIGERTAEEIKMRIGSAYPLDEELSMEVKGRDSVAGLPKTIHITSQEIREALADTIAAVVDAVRATLERCPPELSADLVDRGFVMAGGGSLIRGIDRLLSDKTGLPVTVAEDPLSAVANGTGAVLNDLNWVIQNV; from the coding sequence ATGGCCACGAATTTTCTCGGATATTTTTCCAACGACATAGGCATCGACCTCGGAACCGCCAACACCCTCGTCTATGTGAAGGACAAAGGCGTCGTGCTCCGCGAGCCCAGCGTGGTCGCCCTCGACGCCAACACCCGCAAAGTCCGCGCCGTCGGCGCCGAGGCCAAGCGCATGCTCGGCCGCACCCCCGGCAACATCATCGCCATCCGCCCCATGAAAGACGGCGTCATCGCCGACTTCGACGTCACCGAGGCGATGCTCCGCTATTTCATCAACAAGGTTCGCAACAACGCCTTTCGCGTCGCCCCGCGCGTCGTCATCGCCATCCCCTCCGGCATCACCGAGGTCGAGAAACGCGCGGTGAAGGACTCCGCCACCCACGCCGGCGCGCGCGACGTCATCACCATCCCCGAACCCATGGCCGCCGCCATCGGCGTGGGCCTGCCCATCGACGAGCCTGCGGCCAACATGATCGTGGACATCGGCGGCGGCACCACCGAGATCGCCATCATTTCCCTTTCCGGCATTGTGTTTTCGAAATCCGTCCGCGTCGCCGGCGACGAACTCGACACCGCCATCGTCAACTACATGAAACGCGCCTACAACCTCCTCATCGGCGAACGCACCGCGGAGGAAATCAAGATGCGCATCGGCTCCGCCTACCCGCTCGACGAGGAGCTGTCGATGGAAGTAAAAGGCCGCGACTCCGTGGCCGGCCTGCCGAAAACCATTCACATCACCTCGCAGGAGATTCGCGAGGCGCTGGCCGACACCATCGCCGCCGTCGTCGATGCCGTGCGCGCGACGCTTGAGCGCTGCCCGCCCGAGCTTTCCGCCGACCTTGTGGACCGCGGCTTCGTGATGGCGGGCGGCGGCTCGCTCATCCGCGGCATCGACCGCCTGCTCAGCGACAAGACCGGCCTGCCCGTGACCGTCGCCGAAGACCCGCTTTCCGCCGTCGCCAACGGCACCGGCGCGGTCCTCAACGACCTGAACTGGGTCATCCAAAACGTCTGA
- a CDS encoding DNA polymerase domain-containing protein codes for MPSETKAPDTTTTAPEPALCGVWIDGDGRAHLAVARGDGGREERVEEGFRPFAWLTAGDSDALDAAAGMEIETLNGEGVFTRLAHAAARGVYENFLAAAKKASVGTDVLRPLENQFLLQRRRRLFGDMAFHQLRRCQLDIETASSVEGEFSDPARPGDRVLAIGLQFSGGAGGGAARQRILVLDTMTDEAEKSLLERLNDALREEDPDVIEGHNIFKFDLDYLRQRARRLKVPCAWGRFGQRASFRNSRLKAAERWVDFPRCDLPGRTVIDTYLLVQLHDITTRELTSYGLKDVAVYFGVTDEDAAENGGRTYLAGDKIHAAYEHDRATFLAYLADDLRETKGVADLLLPTYFEQARAFPILLQDAALRGTTVKIDLLFLEEYYHARQSCPAPVEVAAFAGGYTRSFKEGVFKNVLHFDVASLYPSLLLLIGRNPGGDKLGVFIPLLRRLREYRLKYKQLARTAATEELRVEYQARQATFKILINSFYGYLGFAGARFGDGALAAEVTQRGRDLLQALIDAFAAQGCEILEADTDGIYLASESHFGKPEALLREVAKVLPEGIELEHDGSYDAMFCYKSKNYALRDGKKIIIRGSALRSRGIEPFLKKLNGRLIRFLLGAETESPIELAERFQRGLAERSLPVAELAKSEILGQNPEAYERFIAGGGKPRRASAEAALQMNPRPRMGERVGYYITAKEKGKTNDWQRARPVELFDANAAPYDPAYYAKKLADWVERYGAFLGTDKLPPVDFGPPPKTTEAGGQGELW; via the coding sequence ATGCCATCAGAGACGAAAGCCCCGGACACAACAACGACCGCGCCCGAGCCCGCGCTTTGCGGCGTGTGGATCGACGGCGACGGGCGCGCTCATCTTGCGGTCGCGCGCGGCGACGGGGGCCGCGAGGAGCGGGTGGAGGAGGGGTTTCGTCCGTTCGCCTGGCTCACCGCGGGCGATTCCGACGCGCTTGACGCGGCGGCGGGCATGGAAATCGAGACATTGAACGGAGAGGGCGTGTTCACGCGGCTCGCGCATGCGGCGGCCCGCGGCGTTTACGAGAATTTTCTGGCGGCGGCGAAAAAAGCGTCCGTCGGCACGGACGTGCTGCGTCCGCTGGAAAACCAGTTTTTGCTGCAACGGAGGAGGCGGCTGTTCGGGGACATGGCGTTTCACCAGCTCCGCCGCTGCCAGCTCGACATCGAGACGGCGTCCTCGGTGGAGGGCGAGTTCAGCGACCCGGCGAGGCCGGGCGACCGGGTGCTGGCCATCGGGCTGCAATTCAGCGGCGGCGCGGGGGGCGGCGCGGCGCGCCAGCGTATTCTCGTTCTGGATACGATGACGGACGAGGCGGAAAAAAGCCTGCTGGAACGGCTCAACGACGCGCTCCGCGAGGAGGACCCCGACGTGATCGAGGGGCACAACATTTTCAAGTTCGACCTCGACTACCTGCGGCAGCGCGCGCGGCGGCTGAAGGTGCCGTGCGCCTGGGGGCGTTTCGGGCAGCGGGCGTCGTTTCGCAACAGCCGCCTGAAGGCCGCCGAGCGCTGGGTGGATTTTCCGCGCTGCGACCTGCCGGGGCGCACGGTGATCGACACGTATCTGCTCGTGCAGCTGCACGACATCACGACGCGCGAGCTCACGAGCTACGGGCTCAAGGACGTGGCGGTTTATTTCGGCGTGACCGACGAGGATGCGGCGGAGAACGGCGGCCGCACTTATCTGGCCGGCGACAAGATCCATGCGGCCTATGAGCATGATCGCGCGACGTTTCTCGCCTATCTCGCGGACGACCTGCGCGAGACGAAGGGGGTGGCGGACCTGCTGCTGCCGACGTATTTCGAGCAGGCGCGCGCGTTTCCGATTTTGTTGCAGGACGCGGCGCTGCGCGGCACCACGGTGAAAATCGACCTGCTGTTTCTGGAGGAATATTATCATGCCCGGCAGTCATGCCCCGCGCCGGTCGAGGTGGCGGCGTTCGCGGGCGGCTACACGCGCAGCTTCAAGGAAGGCGTGTTCAAAAACGTGCTGCATTTCGACGTGGCGTCGCTTTATCCGAGCCTGCTGCTGCTCATCGGGCGCAATCCCGGCGGCGACAAGCTCGGCGTGTTCATCCCGCTGCTGCGACGGCTGCGCGAATACCGCCTGAAATACAAGCAGCTCGCGCGCACCGCCGCGACCGAGGAGCTGCGCGTCGAGTATCAGGCGCGGCAGGCGACGTTCAAGATCCTCATCAATTCGTTTTACGGCTACCTCGGTTTTGCCGGCGCGCGTTTCGGCGATGGGGCGCTGGCGGCGGAGGTCACGCAGCGCGGCCGCGACCTGTTGCAGGCGCTCATCGACGCCTTCGCGGCGCAGGGGTGCGAGATTCTGGAGGCCGACACCGACGGGATTTACCTGGCCTCGGAAAGCCATTTCGGGAAACCCGAGGCGCTGTTGCGCGAGGTGGCGAAGGTGCTGCCCGAGGGCATCGAGCTGGAGCACGACGGCAGCTACGATGCGATGTTTTGCTACAAGTCGAAAAACTACGCGCTGCGCGACGGCAAAAAGATCATCATCCGCGGTTCGGCGCTGCGTTCGCGCGGCATCGAGCCGTTTTTGAAAAAGCTCAACGGCCGGCTGATTCGTTTTCTGCTCGGGGCGGAAACCGAGTCGCCGATCGAGCTGGCGGAGCGGTTCCAGCGCGGCCTGGCGGAGCGTTCGCTGCCGGTGGCGGAGCTGGCAAAATCGGAAATCCTCGGGCAGAATCCGGAGGCTTACGAGCGTTTCATCGCGGGCGGCGGCAAACCGCGGCGCGCCTCGGCCGAGGCGGCGTTGCAGATGAATCCCCGCCCGCGCATGGGCGAGCGGGTGGGCTATTACATCACCGCGAAGGAAAAGGGCAAAACCAACGACTGGCAGCGGGCGCGCCCGGTGGAATTGTTCGATGCAAACGCGGCCCCGTATGACCCGGCTTATTATGCCAAAAAGCTTGCGGACTGGGTGGAGCGTTACGGCGCGTTTCTCGGCACGGACAAGCTGCCGCCGGTGGATTTCGGTCCGCCGCCCAAGACGACGGAAGCCGGAGGGCAGGGGGAGTTGTGGTGA
- a CDS encoding site-specific tyrosine recombinase, with translation MARSKKDQAKLADSRAPSAFAGDIDGFIHFLQLERGLSPHTQAGYQNDLDACAGFLAARGARDWRAVKGGDVAVWLHSLAGENYSEASMARKLTALRGLAKHLVREQLRADDFTALLSAPKLSRKIPGTLTAEEVERIIEAATGGDAQALRDRAILELFYSSGLRVSELAGLELQQVDLQHGFLRVFGKGSKERIVPVGRRALDALRIYLEAGRPHFEKSGRTGSELFLSGGPRGDGRALSRKMLWVLVKKYAKRAGIEKNVKPHLLRHSFATHLLGGGADLRAIQEMLGHANLATTQIYTAVEEKRLIAQHARFHPRNKDA, from the coding sequence ATGGCCCGCTCCAAAAAAGATCAGGCAAAACTGGCGGACAGCCGCGCGCCTTCCGCGTTTGCGGGCGACATTGACGGCTTCATCCACTTCCTCCAGCTCGAACGCGGCCTCTCGCCGCACACCCAGGCCGGCTATCAGAACGACCTCGATGCCTGCGCCGGGTTTCTCGCGGCGCGCGGCGCGCGCGACTGGCGCGCGGTGAAAGGCGGCGACGTGGCGGTATGGCTGCATTCGCTCGCGGGCGAAAACTACTCCGAGGCGAGCATGGCGCGGAAACTCACGGCACTGCGCGGCCTCGCGAAACACCTCGTGCGCGAACAGCTCCGTGCGGACGATTTCACGGCGCTGCTGTCGGCGCCGAAATTGTCGCGCAAGATCCCGGGCACGCTCACGGCGGAGGAGGTGGAGAGGATCATCGAGGCCGCGACCGGCGGGGACGCGCAGGCGCTGCGCGACCGGGCGATCCTGGAGCTGTTTTATTCGAGCGGGCTGCGCGTGTCGGAGCTGGCCGGACTCGAGCTCCAGCAGGTGGACTTGCAGCACGGGTTTTTGCGCGTGTTCGGCAAGGGCTCGAAGGAGCGGATCGTGCCGGTGGGCCGCCGCGCGCTCGACGCGCTGAGAATTTATCTGGAGGCGGGGCGTCCGCATTTTGAGAAGAGCGGGCGGACGGGCAGCGAGCTGTTCCTGAGCGGAGGGCCGCGCGGCGACGGCAGGGCGCTGTCGCGGAAAATGCTCTGGGTGCTGGTCAAAAAATACGCGAAGCGCGCCGGCATCGAAAAGAACGTGAAGCCGCACCTGCTGCGCCACTCGTTTGCCACGCACCTGCTCGGCGGCGGCGCGGATTTGCGGGCCATCCAGGAGATGCTCGGGCACGCGAACCTGGCGACGACGCAGATCTACACGGCGGTGGAGGAAAAACGGCTCATCGCCCAGCACGCCAGATTCCATCCGCGCAACAAGGATGCCTGA